Proteins encoded together in one Papio anubis isolate 15944 chromosome 3, Panubis1.0, whole genome shotgun sequence window:
- the HELT gene encoding hairy and enhancer of split-related protein HELT: MSDKLKERKVSRLSPNGTCALVVEASDSATRHLCGPMAGKCLHGTLSVEESRVRTPVSHKVIEKRRRDRINRCLNELGKTVPMALAKQGEPQEALAPIRCRARWLVLSRATVPAQQAPGRCEGPFLLLQSSGKLEKAEILEMTVQYLRALHSADFPRGREKAELLAEFANYFHYGYHECMKNLVHYLTTVERMETKDTKYARILAFLQSKARLGAEPAFPPLGSLPEPDFSYQLHPAGPEFAGHSPGEAAVFPQGSGAGPFPWPPGAARSPALPYLPSASVQLASPAQQHSPFLTPVQGLDRHYLNLIGHAHPNALNLHTPQHPPVL; encoded by the exons ATGTCAGACAAGCTCAAGGAACGCAAAGTGAGTCGGCTGAGCCCCAATGGCACTTGCGCCCTGGTGGTGGAGGCGTCTGACTCAGCGACCCGCCACTTGTGTGGACCGATGGCAGGGAAGTGCCTACACGGGACTTTGAGTGTGGAGGAATCTCGAGTG AGAACCCCCGTTTCGCATAAAGTGATAGAAAAGCGGAGGAGGGACAGGATCAATCGCTGCTTGAATGAGCTGGGCAAGACGGTGCCCATGGCCCTGGCGAAGCAG GGCGAGCCTCAGGAGGCTCTGGCGCCGATCCGCTGCCGCGCCCGCTGGCTGGTCCTCTCCAGAGCCACAGTGCCCGCCCAGCAGGCGCCAGGCCGCTGCGAGGGGCCCTTCCTCCTTTTGCAGAGTTCCGGGAAGCTGGAGAAGGCGGAGATCCTCGAGATGACCGTTCAGTACCTGAGAGCACTGCACTCCGCTGATTTTCCCCGGGGAAGGGAAAAAG CAGAACTTCTAGCGGAGTTTGCCAACTACTTCCACTATGGCTACCACGAGTGCATGAAGAACCTGGTGCATTACCTCACCACGGTGGAGCGGATGGAGACCAAGGACACCAAGTACGCGCGCATCCTTGCCTTCTTGCAGTCCAAGGCCCGCCTGGGCGCGGAGCCCGCCTTTCCGCCGCTGGGTTCGCTCCCGGAGCCGGATTTTTCCTACCAGCTGCACCCTGCGGGGCCGGAGTTCGCTGGCCACAGCCCGGGCGAGGCCGCTGTGTTCCCGCAAGGCTCTGGGGCTGGGCCTTTCCCCTGGCCGCCTGGCGCGGCCCGCAGCCCCGCACTGCCCTACCTGCCCAGCGCGTCAGTGCAGCTCGCGAGCCCAGCGCAGCAGCACAGCCCCTTCCTGACGCCGGTGCAGGGCCTGGACCGGCATTACCTCAACCTGATCGGCCACGCGCACCCCAACGCCCTTAACCTGCACACGCCCCAGCACCCCCCGGTACTCTGA